The Naumovozyma dairenensis CBS 421 chromosome 11, complete genome genome includes a window with the following:
- the PRP18 gene encoding mRNA splicing protein PRP18 (similar to Saccharomyces cerevisiae PRP18 (YGR006W); ancestral locus Anc_4.143): MNFDIGSFLEKEISKKRDELKEVEKKPIENLNESNSSEQESVTLDPVINVSNGPVHIKNSKLENALPMANPVSERLETRPKRIEAIMNKENHMDMTIDPERIGETNQDILTHVSMQCNLYLHTLLKEWGANSEKYHPELLNETKRNLFPLFVKLRKCSLESDLLISLATIVYHLQQATVDTNEINSAIESYMKLSLGNVAWPIGVTQIGIHERSAHSKIRGQVQRANVMIDEVTRLWITSIKRLISFHDWFLKHQSPILKKK, translated from the coding sequence ATGAATTTCGATATAGGTAGTTTtttagaaaaggaaatatcaaagaaaaggGATGAATTGAAGGAAGTTGAAAAGAAACCTATCGAGAATCTCAATGAAAGCAATTCTAGCGAACAGGAGAGTGTTACATTAGACCCGGTTATAAATGTATCTAACGGTCCAGTGCATATAAAAAACTCGAAACTGGAGAATGCACTACCAATGGCGAATCCAGTATCTGAACGACTAGAAACCAGACCAAAAAGAATCGAGGCTATAATGAACAAAGAGAATCATATGGATATGACTATAGATCCTGAAAGAATTGGTGAAACTAACCAAGATATTTTAACCCATGTATCTATGCAATGTAATTTGTACCTTCATACGTTGTTGAAGGAATGGGGAGCAAATTCTGAGAAGTATCATCCAGAGCTACTAAATGAGACGAAGAGAAATTTGTTCCCATTATTTGTCAAATTACGGAAATGTAGTTTAGAATCTGATTTACTAATATCTTTAGCGACAATAGTATACCATTTACAACAAGCAACTGTGGACACTAATGAAATCAATTCAGCTATTGAATCGTACATGAAATTAAGTTTGGGAAATGTTGCTTGGCCAATTGGTGTTACACAAATTGGTATTCATGAACGTAGTGCtcattcaaaaattagGGGACAAGTTCAAAGAGCCAATGTCATGATTGATGAAGTTACTAGATTATGGATTACAAGTATTAAGAGGCTAATCAGTTTCCATGATTGGTTTCTTAAGCATCAAAGCCcaatattaaaaaagaaGTAA
- the TFG2 gene encoding transcription factor IIF subunit TFG2 (similar to Saccharomyces cerevisiae TFG2 (YGR005C); ancestral locus Anc_4.142) translates to MSENSPAPVLANKPVNTGITGSNTASATAENDSGDEYLSQEEEVFDGNDIENNETKVYEESLDLDLSRSNRQVWLVRLPMFLAETWRDRNNLHGQELGKIRINKDGSKIKLILNENENDTIPHEYDLELTKKIVENEYVFTEQNLKKYQQRERELAADPEKQRQAYLRKQEREEELKKKQQQQKRKNHRKRFNHRVMTDRDGRDRYIPYVKTIPKKTAIVGTVCHECQVMPSMNDPNYHKIVEQRRNIVKTNNKERITTLAETVGVTMSHTGMSMRSDTSNFLKVGREKAKSNIKSIRMPKKEILDYLFKLFDEYDYWSLKGLKERTRQPEAHLKECLDKVAILVKKGPYAFKYTLRPEYKKLKEEERKATLGELADDQTGGGQTNAQGTMSERDQLLQRQQEEDDAEEEEIEMEDVV, encoded by the coding sequence ATGTCTGAAAATAGTCCTGCACCCGTCCTTGCAAATAAACCAGTTAACACAGGTATCACTGGCAGCAACACTGCTTCTGCTACCGCTGAAAATGATTCTGgagatgaatatttatctcaagaagaagaagtcTTTGATGGTAACGATATTGAGAATAATGAAACTAAAGTCTATGAGGAAAGTTTGGATTTAGATTTATCTCGTAGTAATAGACAAGTTTGGTTAGTTAGATTACCCATGTTTCTAGCGGAAACTTGGAGAGATCGTAATAATTTACATGGACAAGAATTGGGgaaaattagaattaataaagatggtagtaaaattaaattaatattgaatgaaaatgaaaatgatactATACCGCATGAATATGATTTGGAATTGACCAAGAAGATTGTGGAGAATGAATATGTATTTACTgaacaaaatttaaagaaatatcaacaaCGTGAAAGAGAATTGGCTGCTGATCCTGAAAAGCAAAGACAGGCTTATTTGAGAAAGCAAGAGCGTGAGgaagaattaaagaagaagcaacaacaacaaaagaggaaaaatcATAGGAAAAGATTCAATCATAGAGTTATGACAGATAGAGATGGTAGAGATCGTTATATTCCATACGTAAAGACTATCCCAAAGAAGACTGCAATCGTGGGGACAGTATGTCATGAATGTCAAGTCATGCCTTCCATGAATGACCCAAACTATCATAAAATTGTGGAACAAAGAAGGAATATTGTCAAGACTAATAATAAGGAAAGAATTACTACTTTGGCCGAGACTGTTGGTGTTACTATGAGCCATACAGGTATGTCAATGAGATCTGATACAtctaatttcttgaaagttGGCCGTGAAAAGGCAAAAAGCAATATCAAATCCATTCGTATGCCAAAGAAGGAAATTTTGGATTATCTATTCAAGttatttgatgaatatgattATTGGTCCTTAAAAGGTTTGAAAGAAAGGACAAGGCAACCAGAAGCTCACTTGAAGGAATGTTTGGACAAAGTTGCCATTTTAGTTAAGAAGGGACCATATGCTTTCAAATATACATTAAGACCAGAAtataagaaattaaaagaagaagaaagaaaggcTACTCTGGGAGAATTGGCAGATGATCAAACTGGAGGTGGTCAAACCAATGCACAAGGAACGATGAGCGAAAGGGATCAATTATTACAACGTCAACAAGAGGAAGATGATgctgaagaggaagaaattGAGATGGAAGATGTTGTTTAA
- the RPL38 gene encoding 60S ribosomal protein eL38 (similar to Saccharomyces cerevisiae RPL38 (YLR325C); ancestral locus Anc_4.141) — protein MAREITDIKQFLELTRRADVKTATVKVNKKINKAGKSFRQTKFKVRGSKTLYTLAINDAAKAKKLIQSLPPTLKVNKL, from the coding sequence ATGGCCAGAGAAATTACCGATATTAAGcaatttttggaattgaCCAGAAGAGCTGACGTTAAAACTGCCACCGTTAAGGTCAACAAGAAGATTAACAAGGCTGGTAAGTCTTTCAGACAAACCAAATTCAAGGTCAGAGGTTCTAAGACTTTATACACTTTAGCCATCAACGATGCTGCTAAGGCCAAGAAGTTGATCCAATCCTTACCACCAACTTTGAAAGTTAACAAATTATAA
- the SEG2 gene encoding Seg2p (similar to Saccharomyces cerevisiae YKL105C and YMR086W; ancestral locus Anc_2.476): MIYNQRVSADPARPMNSAAIAAAAAISNSKDNDFQYPNHDRATSMYVQELRRKSMNKSSKLSLRRSSPRLASSDFAQSPRFRERHATSHNSDGHTTNYYDNMHERRAFSMPTNTENPIAYSRNRKSNSQLKMIKKYIPGPNGLTIIEVPDLRENENNSHIYRKTSMRPSNDKRLKRRYSTESHTNSNYEQRHHSRSSRTSSSSHSANQRNSRNNRPAYSLIDTSIEEENDFLHDHSLQHRANNSILKTSNNNTRLESLKLSRIPRNRSYHYGEQLHQNRHLPVFDSFSDGTSVEIRPLNISPSNSHSKQRQIRNNQQKEKLNHNSVARKTSIGDSKHLNVTLKPNSSKNTLHNVRNNDEGQSRATEGNHTDNPRRNEQGLIYSNDASMLSESTGNNTNKVSNNALPTHIQEILQEPLICPENELKENSSQTSVYSNPSTEYDTQARSAQVMDNRIGVSDVNRENPSNEGSDFIRGSAKELTEHEKQIKDRLTEMINLDDSNFSTKDIQQNTESSSPLTSTHTSKVSLVESLDIPDENSTKYPRKVGRMPTILSVNSANIPGSYANNIESDLSILDAKDVNSNNSDVDGDDDDEEDDEEVFHDSYETQSYFDRKNELPASRQDAHRSMAQYLRPTGYSSSAANSAQKLEPNIIVGTNIAKTHLTNAVCDNNTTSTAVGKNIANSISSVSTKVSSPLYKVPSPLRPRSQASTIPPTSSTSSVYSEIVPSPQPLALKLPSSSTIASKRILADDTRTVEAIPPKSEKRRTHQQQRHRPNGNHQVPTATKSPTVETKILHQVSPPFITVTSPPRTSIQQTNSRTMHSLNSSRISEHTLARDLSQPSETSSSLLSREQMILHNSALYPKEPPMKRSSFEKNRKHNSSIEHIGFKKLSLRDSSDDISTQYRAQYNKQQELERKNKMQSRFQDSDDDVSNELKGRPSHEESHQISSFFKMINLDHCHNNSDNNNNQENEENGTSSHEIDTGESPRRFSNKWNKLTSKLNTTQNDNPMEFSSNVYDSTGHIYRLDSGEEHGLKKKKHLHLGKKFKKLFHKL; this comes from the coding sequence atgatCTACAATCAAAGGGTATCGGCAGACCCTGCTCGACCAATGAATTCGGCTGCTATTGCCGCAGCAGCAGCTATAAGTAATTCTAAAGATAATGACTTTCAATACCCCAATCATGACCGTGCTACTAGCATGTATGTTCAAGAACTGAGAAGGAAAAGTATGAATAAATCTTCTAAGTTATCCTTGAGAAGGAGTTCTCCTAGATTAGCATCATCGGATTTTGCTCAATCTCCCCGATTTAGGGAAAGACACGCCACATCACATAACAGTGATGGGCACACTACAAACTATTATGATAATATGCATGAAAGACGTGCATTCTCCATGCCAACTAATACGGAGAACCCAATTGCGTATAGCAGAAAtagaaaatcaaattcacAGCTTAAGATGATCAAGAAGTACATTCCAGGCCCTAACGGTTTAACCATTATAGAAGTTCCAGATTTAAgggaaaatgaaaataatagtcATATATACAGAAAGACTAGTATGCGCCCATCAAATGACAAGAGGTTAAAAAGACGTTATTCGACGGAAAGTCATACAAATAGTAATTATGAACAACGGCACCATTCTCGCTCTTCTCGTACGTCGTCGTCATCTCACTCTGCTAACCAACGTAATAGTCGGAACAATAGACCTGCATACTCTTTGATTGACActtcaattgaagaagagaacGATTTTCTCCATGACCATTCATTACAACATCGCGCTAACAATAgtattttgaaaacaagtaataacaataccCGGCTGgaatctttgaaattaagCAGGATACCCCGTAATAGATCCTACCATTATGGAGAACAACTGCATCAGAATCGGCATCTTCCAGTATTCGACTCATTTTCAGACGGTACTAGTGTCGAAATAAGGCCATTGAATATATCTCCTAGTAATAGTCATTCAAAACAAAGACAGATACGAAATAACCAACAGAAAGAGAAGCTGAACCATAACTCTGTGGCAAGAAAAACATCCATAGGGGATTCAAAACACCTTAATGTTACCTTAAAGCCAAACTCTTCCAAAAATACATTACACAATGTAAGGAATAATGACGAAGGGCAAAGTAGAGCTACTGAAGGTAACCATACTGATAATCCCCGCAGAAATGAGCAGGGattgatatattcaaatgatgCCAGTATGTTGTCTGAATCAACAGGAAATAACACTAACAAAGTTTCCAACAATGCTCTTCCAACGCACATCCAAGAAATTCTACAAGAGCCTCTGATATGCCCCGAAAATGAGTTAAAAGAAAACTCTTCACAAACAAGTGTCTACTCAAATCCATCCACAGAATATGATACTCAAGCCAGAAGTGCCCAGGTAATGGATAATCGTATCGGAGTATCAGATGTAAACCGAGAGAATCCATCTAATGAGGGTTCCGATTTTATTCGAGGTTCTGCTAAAGAGCTAACTGAGCATGAAAAGCAAATTAAGGATCGTCTTACAGAAATGATTAATTTGGatgattctaatttttcaacgaAGGACATTCAACAAAATACAGAATCATCAAGTCCATTGACTTCAACACATACAAGTAAAGTTTCATTAGTCGAATCGTTAGATATTCCAGATGAAAACAGCACGAAATATCCTCGTAAAGTTGGAAGAATGCCGACAATATTATCTGTCAACTCTGCAAATATTCCAGGGAGTTATGCAAACAACATTGAATCAGACCTTTCAATATTAGATGCTAAGGATGTCAACAGCAATAATTCTGATGTTGACGGAGATGATGACGACGAGGAAGACGACGAGGAGGTATTCCATGACTCATATGAAACTCAGTCATATTTTGATAGAAAGAATGAGCTACCAGCATCTCGTCAAGATGCACATAGGTCAATGGCCCAATATTTACGGCCAACAGGGTACTCTTCATCTGCTGCCAACTCAGCACAAAAGCTGGAGCCAAATATTATAGTGGGCACGAATATTGCTAAAACTCATCTCACCAATGCAGTATGCGACAATAATACTACCAGTACTGCTGTTGGCAAAAACATTGCAAATTCGATATCATCTGTTTCAACAAAAGTTTCCAGTCCACTCTATAAAGTTCCTTCTCCTTTAAGACCAAGGTCACAAGCATCAACCATCCCGCCAACAAGTTCAACGTCTTCTGTTTATTCAGAGATAGTTCCATCCCCACAGCCTTTAGCGTTGAAGCTACCTTCAAGCTCCACAATTGCAAGCAAGAGAATTCTTGCCGACGATACACGTACTGTAGAGGCTATTCCCCCAAAAAGTGAGAAACGCAGAActcatcaacaacaacggCATAGGCCAAATGGAAATCATCAAGTGCCAACCGCTACGAAAAGTCCAACCGTAGAAACAAAGATATTACATCAAGTGTCACCACCTTTCATTACAGTAACATCTCCGCCAAGAACCTCCATTCAGCAAACTAATTCGAGAACAATGCACTCACTTAATAGTAGCAGAATCAGTGAACATACTCTGGCAAGAGATTTATCGCAACCATCAGAAACGtcgtcatcattattatcaaggGAACAAATGATTTTACATAATTCGGCACTTTATCCAAAAGAACCACCTATGAAACGCTCGAGTTTTGAGAAAAATAGGAAACATAACTCCTCAATTGAGCATATTGGGTTTAAGAAACTATCCTTGCGAGATTCTAGTGATGATATCAGTACACAGTATCGAGCTCAATATAATAAGCAACAGGAACTAGAacgaaaaaataaaatgcAATCTAGGTTCCAGGattctgatgatgatgtttctaatgaattgaaaggACGTCCCAGTCATGAAGAGAGCCATCAaatatcatcttttttcaaaatgattAACTTAGATCATTGtcataataatagtgataataataataatcagGAGAATGAAGAAAACGGAACATCCTCTCACGAGATAGATACAGGGGAGTCTCCTAGAAGATTCAGTAATAAATGGAACAAGCTGACTTCTAAATTGAACACAACTCAGAATGATAATCCTATGGAGTTCAGTAGCAACGTTTATGATTCTACTGGACATATTTACAGATTAGATAGTGGTGAAGAACATggattaaagaaaaagaaacatcTTCATTTGGgtaaaaaattcaaaaagtTATTTCACAAGTTATGA
- the HEM15 gene encoding ferrochelatase HEM15 (similar to Saccharomyces cerevisiae HEM15 (YOR176W); ancestral locus Anc_6.67) gives MLPLLRRTFIRYNSTIANATAAGKSPTAIVFMNMGGPSTIQETHDFLYELFADNDLIPISKKYQPTIAKYIAKYRTPKIEKQYREIGGGSPIRKWSEYQASEVCKILDETSPNTAPHKPYVAFRYANPLTDEAYKQLLNDGVKRAVAFSQYPQFSYSTTGSSINELWRQVKKLDPQRTINWSMIDRWPVHQGLINGFSENITRKLKEFPENIRDKVVLLFSAHSLPMDVVNTGDSYPAEVAATVYKVMQNLNFSNPYRLTWQSQVGPKPWLGAQTAAITKFLAPKVDGLVLVPIAFTSDHIETLHEVDLGIIAESPYKDKIKRCDSLNGQKLFINGLASLVKDHLQTGELYSKQLPLDFTLGKSSDPVEDLSLLFGDHSKK, from the coding sequence ATGCTACCACTCCTAAGAAGAACATTTATAAGGTACAATAGCACAATTGCTAATGCCACTGCTGCTGGTAAGTCACCAACTGCCATTGTTTTCATGAATATGGGTGGTCCCTCTACCATCCAAGAAACCCATGATTTCTTATACGAATTATTTGCAGATAATGATTTGATACCAATTAGCAAAAAATATCAACCAACAATTGCTAAATATATTGCCAAATATCGTACCCCTaagattgaaaaacaatataGAGAAATTGGCGGAGGATCACCCATTAGGAAATGGTCAGAATATCAAGCTTCAGAAGTTTGTAAAATATTAGATGAAACTTCACCAAATACTGCTCCACATAAACCTTACGTGGCATTCCGTTATGCAAACCCATTAACTGATGAAGCTTacaaacaattattaaacGATGGTGTAAAAAGAGCAGTTGCGTTCTCTCAGTATCCTCAATTCTCCTATTCTACTACAGGCtcatcaattaatgaattatgGAGACAagtgaaaaaattagatcCTCAAAGAACAATCAATTGGTCCATGATTGACCGTTGGCCAGTACATCAAGGTCTAATTAATGGATTCTCAGAGAATATTACtaggaaattgaaagaattcCCAGAAAATATCAGAGACAAAGTAGTTCTCTTGTTTTCAGCTCATTCCTTACCAATGGATGTGGTAAACACAGGTGATTCATACCCAGCAGAAGTAGCTGCTACAGTTTATAAAGTTATgcaaaatttaaatttttcaaaccCTTATAGATTGACTTGGCAATCACAAGTTGGTCCAAAACCTTGGTTAGGTGCTCAAACTGCTGCCATTACTAAATTCTTAGCACCAAAAGTTGATGGGCTTGTATTAGTCCCAATTGCTTTCACTTCAGATCATATTGAAACCTTACATGAAGTTGATTTGGGTATTATTGCTGAGTCTCCATATAAGGATAAAATTAAGAGATGCGATTCATTAAATGGACAAAAACTTTTCATCAACGGTTTGGCTAGTTTAGTTAAAGATCATTTACAAACTGGTGAATTGTATTCAAAACAATTACCATTAGATTTCACTTTGGGGAAATCAAGTGATCCAGTTGAAGATCTTTCACTTTTATTTGGTGATCATTCTAAAAAATGA